The window CGTGGCGGAAGGCGTCCAGCACGCGGGGCGCCAGCTTGTCCTGGCAGTAGGCGGCGGCGGCGTCGCGGATGGCGCGCTCGTCGTCCGTCAGTTGCTGGCTCAGAAGGAACGGGTCATCCCATTGAAAAGCGGCGTGGGCCATGTGTGTCTCCAGGTCGGAAAGGGGGTGAGGAAAAAAACGAATCTGGAACGCATCGTAGGCTTTGGGATGCTGGCCCGCAAGCGAGTTCTTTTCATCCAGACATGCGTTTTTGGAATGTATGGAATACTTGTCGCAGCCAGCGTCAAGGGCTGGTGGCTTATTCACAAGTTCCTCTTCATCATGCGCCGCAACATTCCATCGACCCAGGCCCTGGCCTGTTTTGAAGTCGCCGCCCGCCACGAGAGCTACACCCGCGCCGCGCAGGAGCTGTCGCTCACACAAAGCGCCGTGTCGCGCCAGATCCAGGCGCTGGAAGAATTTTTGGGCGTGGCACTGTTCCGCCGCACGCGCCACGGCGTGGTGCTGACGCCTGCAGGCGCACACTACGGCCGCCAAGTGGCACGCTGGCTGCAGGGGCTGGAGCGCGACACGCTGGACGTGATGGCCCACCAGGGCGAGGGCGGCACCCTCACGCTGGCGGCGGTGCCCACCTTTGCCACGCGCTGGCTCATCCCCCGCCTGCCGCAACTGGCGCAGGCGCATCCCGACATCGTGGTGCACATCGACACGCAGACCCGGCCTTTCTTGTTTGCCGACACCACCTTCGATGCCGCGCTGTACGCGGGCACGCCCGAGCAGGTGAGCAACTGGCCCGGCGTGCAGGCGCAACTGCTGATGCACGAAGACGTGGTGCCCGTGTGCAGCCCGCGCCTGCTCGAATCCGCCGCGCCCCGGGGCCGGGGCCGCGCCCACCAGCCCGTGGCCGCCGAGGCGCTGGCCGAGCTGCCGCTGCTGCAGCAAAGCACGCGCCCGTATGGCTGGCGCCAGTGGTTCGATGCCATGGCGGTGGATGCGCCGCACGCGCTGGATGGCCCGCGCTACGAGCTGTTCTCCATGCTGGCCGTGGCCGCCACGCATGGCATGGGCGTGGCGCTGATCCCGCCGCTGCTCATCGAGGCCGAGCTTGCCAGTGGCGAACTGGTGGTGGCCTGCAACCGACCGTTGCGCGGCGAGCGGGCGTACTACCTCATCAGCCCCGCGCAGGCCCAGCCCCCGGTGCTGGCCACCTTTTCGCGTTGGCTGCAGCAGATGGCCGAGGCGGCGGGTGCCCCGGTGGCGGGTTGACGCGCTTGCGTCCGTCCGGGCGGTGAACTAATCTGGCTGCGCGGAAGTCTGTCTTTCATTCACCAACCTTGTTGGAGAGCGACCACCATGACCACTTACCACGCTCCGCATTTCGATCCCACCGTGGACGAGATCGAGACCCTCAAGCAACTGGAGATGGGCGAAGTCATCACGCTGCCCCATGCGCTCAAAGACCATGTCTCCGGGCGGCTGCTTGAATGGGGGTTCATCACCAAGGGGATGGGCGGTGAACTGGCCATCACCGCCAGCGGCCGCCAGTTGATCCGGCGACAGGACAACTGATTTCCCGCTCACCCGGCCTCTGGCGCGCAGCCTTCACGGGGCTAGGCTGACTGGGTTCGGGCAGGGTCGTATCTGGGCGCAATCCTGGTCTGCGGACCGGGGTATCCGCGCCCTGCGGCCAGCGTGGCGGGCATTGGGCCTATCCTGCGCGGTCCCGCTTTTCTGGAGCTGCCGTGGCTGTTTTGTCCCGCCTGCGCACCACCCTGTGCATTGCCGCCCTGGCCGTGGCCGGTGCGTTGCTGGCGGGCTGCAGCACGGTGCGTCTGGCGTACAACCAAGTGCCCCACCTGGCGTACTGGCAGCTCAACCGCTACCTTGACCTGTCGGACGCGCAGACAGAGCGTGTGCGTGGCGACCTGGGCGAACTGCACCGCTGGCACCGCGACACCATGCTGCCCCAGCATGCCGAGCTGCTGCAAAGGGTGCAGCAGCAGTTGCCCGCCACCATCACCCCCGAGCAGGCCTGCCGCATTTACGAGGAAGCCCGCGCCCAGCTAGACAAGGTACTGGCCCAGGCCGAGCCCAAGGTGGTGTGGCTGGCCTCGCAGCTGACCGAGGCCCAGATCCGCAACCTGGAGCGCAAACAGGCCGACAGCAATGCCGACTGGAAATCCGAGTGGCTGGACCCGCCGCCTGACAAGCTGCGCGAGCGCCGCTTCAAAGACCTCTCGTCCCGGCTCGAGACCTTTTATGGCCCGCTGGACGAGCCGCAGAAGGCCGTGCTGCGCGCCTTCGTCGCCCAGTCGGCCTTCGACCCGCAGCGCACCTATGCCGAGCGCGTGCGCCGGCAAAAGGACCTGGTGCAGGTGCTGCGCAGCATCCAGGCCGACCGTGGCAACACCGCCCAGGCCCGCACGCTGATGTTGGGCTTTCTGGACCGCGTGGTGACGTCGCCGGATGGCGCCTACCAGCGCTACGCGCAAGCGCTGGTGACCGAGGGCTGCGAGGGGTTTGCGCGCCTGCACAACGCCATGACGCCAGCCCACCGGCTGCGCGCTGCGCAATCGCTCAAGGGCTATGAGCAGGACTTTTTGTTGCTGGCTGCGCGCTGAGGTGCCGTGCCATCGGCCATGCGCAAGCGTTGCTGCAGCAGGGGCGTGAAGGTCAACAGAACATCATCGCCAGCAGCGCCGCATCCTCGGCCATGTTCTGCAGGGCATAACCCGCCAGCCGGTAGGCCAGCACCGTGGCGTGCGCGATCAGGTCTTGGGCGGTCATGGAGGGTGGTGCGGTACGGCGCAAGGGCGTGCAGGGCCCCAGTGCAGGTGTCAGATCGTCCAGCCCAGCAAAAAGGCCGATAGCTCGTGGAAGCTACCGGCCTTGTTGACTGTGGTGCCCGGGGCCGGAATCGAACCGGCACGCCTTGCGGCGGGGGATTTTGAGTCCCCTGCGTCTACCAATTTCACCACCCGGGCGGAATATGTGAAGCCCTGAATTATGGCACAGTAGGGCGTATGAAATATCCGACGATTGAAGACGCGGTAGGCAACACGCCGCTGGTGGCGCTGCAGCGCATTGGGGCCCAAGACAACGCGGCGCGCGGCAATGTGGTGCTGGGCAAGCTCGAAGGCAACAACCCCGCAGGGTCCGTCAAGGACCGGCCTGCACTGTCGATGATTCGCCGCGCTGAAGAGCGGGGCGACATCCGCCCCGGCGACACGCTGATCGAGGCCACCTCGGGCAATACCGGCATTGCGCTGGCCATGGCGGCCGCCATCAAGGGCTACCGCATGGTGCTGGTGATGCCGGAAGACCTGTCCATCGAGCGCGCGCAGACCATGAAGGCCTTTGGCGCCGAGTTGGTACTCACCCCCAAGAGCGGCGGCATGGAGCATGCGCGTGACTTGGCAGAGGCCATGCAAAAGCGCGGCGAAGGCACGGTACTGGACCAGTTTGGCAACCCCGACAACCCGCGCATCCACTACGAAACCACGGGCCCCGAGATCTGGGAGCAGACGGGCGGGCGGATCACGCACTTTGTGAGCGCCATGGGCACCACGGGCACCATCACCGGCGTGTCTCGGTTCCTCAAGGAGAAAAATCCCGCCATTCGGATCATCGGCGCGCAGCCTGAAGAAGGCTCGCGCATCCCGGGCATCCGCAAGTGGCCGCAGGAGTATCTGCCCAAGATCTACGACGCCAGCACGGTGGACGAGCTGGTGTCGGTGAGCCAGGACAATGCCGAAGACATGTGCCGCCGCCTGGCGCGCGAGGAGGGCATTTTTGCGGGCATCTCGGCCGCCGGCGCATGCTGGGTGGCGCAGCAGATCGCCGCGCGCGACAGCAATGCCACCATCGTCTTCATCGTATGCGACCGGGGCGACCGGTATTTGTCGACCGGGGTGTTTCCTGCATGACCGGTGGTGCGGGGTGCAGGATGGGCTCCTCGGGCGTCGCCAGGTGCCTTTGCACAGGTTTTTGAATCAAAATGGCTGCTAGCGCTATTTGAATATGCCTCAGTAGCTACATAAAAGATAGCATATGCACTACGAAGTCCGTTTTTGCCCCCACTGCGCGACCGAGCTGCAGCCCATCACACTGGCCGAAGATGGCGGCGATAAGGAGCGCCTGCGCTGTCCCGCCTGTGGCTGGACACACTGGAACAACCCCACGCCCGTGCTGGCCGCCATCGTGGAGATCGACGGCAAGGTGCTGCTGGCGCGCAATGCGGCCTGGCCGGGCAAGATGTTTGCACTGATCACAGGCTTCATGGAGGCAGGCGAGTCGCCCCAGGAAGGCATTGCGCGCGAGGTCAAGGAGGAGACCAACCTCGATGTGCAGTCCACCACCCTGGTGGGGGCCTACGAGTTCTTGCGCATGAACCAGATCATCATTGCCTACCATGTGGTGGCCACGGGGCAGGTGCAACTATCGCCCGAGCTGGTGGACTACCGGCTGTACGATCTGCCTGACCTCAAATGCTGGCCCGCGGGCACGGGCTACGCGCTGGCCGACTGGCTGCGTACACGGGGCCACGAGCCCGTGTTTTTCACGGCCGAAGAAAATGCAGAGCGCCGTCGGGGTCTGGACGAACAAGCCCCGGCTGCTACGCCGCCTAAGGATTGATGACCATGGACATTCACAAAGAAATCGACACCCGGGGCCTGAACTGCCCCTTGCCCATCCTCAAGGCCAAGAAGGCGTTGTCGGACATGGCCAGCGGCCAGCTGCTCAAGGTGGTGGCCACCGACAACGGATCGCTGCGCGATTTTCAGGCGTTTGCCAAGCAGACCGGCAACGAGCTGGTGGAGCAGCGGACAGTGGGCGAAGAGTACATCCACGTTCTGCGTCGCCGTTGAAAGTAAAAAAGCTGCCAGTGCCTGTCAAACAAGCGCTGGGAGCTATTGATTTTGTAGTTTGGCAGGGGCTTGGGCGGGCTGTGGATTACAGCGCCAGGCCCTTCAGGTAGTCCCGGAACTGCGCCCCCACCTGCGGGTGTTGCAAAGCCAGTTCCACCGTCGCTTCCAGGAAACCCTCCTTGCTGCCGCAGTCGTAGCGCTTGCCTTCGTACTGAAACGCATACACCGCCTCGCTGTGCATCAGGCGGGCGATGCCGTCGGTGAGCTGGATCTCACCGCCCACGCCGCGCGGCTGGTTGCGGATCTCGTCAAACACGCCGGGCGTGAGGATGTAGCGGCCTGCCACGCCCATGCGCGAGGGGGCATCGGCGGCCTTGGGCTTCTCCACAATGCGCTGGATGCGAATCAGCGGGCCACCGGCGGGCTCGCCGGCCACGATGCCGTATCTGTGCACCTGGTCCTCGGGCACCTCTTGCACGGCGATCACCGAGCGGCCCTGCTGGCGGAAGGCGGAGGCCATCTGTGCCAGCACGGGCTCGCCGCCCTGGGGGCCCACCATCAAATCGTCGGCCAGCAGCACGGCGAAAGGCTCCTTGCCCACCAGCGGCTCGGCGCACAGCACGGCGTGGCCCAGGCCCAGGGAGCGGGGCTGCCGCACAAAGGCGCAGTCCATGTCGTCAGGCTGGATGGAGCGCACCAGCTCCAGCAGTTCCTTCTTGCCGGCTGCTTCCAGCTCGGCTTCCAGTTCGTAGGCGGTGTCGAAGTGGTCTTCAATCGCGCGCTTGCTGCGGCCGGTCACAAAAATCATGTGGCGGATGCCGGCCGCGTAGGCCTCTTCGACCGCGTACTGGATCAGTGGCTTGTCCACCACGGGCAGCATCTCTTTGGGGCTGGCTTTGGTGGCGGGCAGAAAACGTGTGCCCAGTCCGGCAACGGGGAAAACGGCTTTGCGAACGGTGGTGGCAACAGTCATGGGGCTCCTCTGTACGGATGGGTGCCGGTGCGCCCAGGCCGCACCGCAGCCCGCAACCCACACCGGCAGAACATGAAAACGAGGCAGGCGGTCCGTGCGAAACGGGCCGCCATGGCGCAGTATGGCCCGGGTTTTAGCCCAGCCGTGTCAGCTGATCGCGCAATCTGCCCAGCGTGGTGCCGAAGTCGGCAATGCGCTTTTTCTCCTGCTCGATCACCGCCGCAGGCGCCTTGGCCACAAAGGCTTCGTTGGACAGCTTGTTGTTGGCCTTGGTGATCTCGCCGTCGATGCGGGCGATTTCCTTGGACAGGCGGGCTTTCTCGGCCGCCACGTCGATCTCCATGTACAGACACATGCGGGCGTCGCCCACCACGGCCACGGGCGCAGCCTGGGCGGCGGCGGCCCAAGCGGCCTCGTCGTCAAACACCTTGACCTCGCTGAGCTTGGCCAGCGCCTGCAGCACCGGGCCCACGCCACGCATGAACTCGGTGTCGCCCACCACGTACAGGGGCAGGCGGGTGGAGGGAGACACGTTCATCTCGCCGCGCAGCGCGCGGCAGGCGTCCACCAGGCCCTTCACGCGGCCCATGTGGGCAATCGCGCCTTCGTCGATCTTGGCCGGTTGGGCTTCGGGATAGCGCGCGATGCTGACCGACTCGCCAGTAATGCCGGCCACGGGAGCCACCACCTGCCACAGGGCTTCGGTGATGAACGGAATGATGGGGTGGGCCAGGCGCAGGATGGCTTCGAGCGTGCGGATCAGCGTGCGGCGCGTGGCGCGTTGCTGGGCCTCGCTGCCGTTCTGGATCTGCACCTTGGCGATCTCCAGGTACCAGTCGCAGTACTCGTTCCAGACAAAGTCGTAGATCGTGTTGGCCACGTTGTCCAGGCGGTACTCTTCAAAGCCCTTGGCGACCTCGGCCTCGGTCTTTTGCAAGAGCGAGCTGATCCAGCGGTCGGCCTGGCTGAACTGCATGTAGCCGTGGGCGCTGCCGCCGGGCTGGCATTCTTCCTTGGTGTGCTCCTTCAGGCCGCAGTCCTGGCCCTCGCAGTTCATCAGCACGAAGCGG of the Acidovorax sp. 107 genome contains:
- a CDS encoding LysR family transcriptional regulator, whose protein sequence is MRRNIPSTQALACFEVAARHESYTRAAQELSLTQSAVSRQIQALEEFLGVALFRRTRHGVVLTPAGAHYGRQVARWLQGLERDTLDVMAHQGEGGTLTLAAVPTFATRWLIPRLPQLAQAHPDIVVHIDTQTRPFLFADTTFDAALYAGTPEQVSNWPGVQAQLLMHEDVVPVCSPRLLESAAPRGRGRAHQPVAAEALAELPLLQQSTRPYGWRQWFDAMAVDAPHALDGPRYELFSMLAVAATHGMGVALIPPLLIEAELASGELVVACNRPLRGERAYYLISPAQAQPPVLATFSRWLQQMAEAAGAPVAG
- a CDS encoding sulfurtransferase TusA family protein, with translation MDIHKEIDTRGLNCPLPILKAKKALSDMASGQLLKVVATDNGSLRDFQAFAKQTGNELVEQRTVGEEYIHVLRRR
- the cysM gene encoding cysteine synthase CysM yields the protein MKYPTIEDAVGNTPLVALQRIGAQDNAARGNVVLGKLEGNNPAGSVKDRPALSMIRRAEERGDIRPGDTLIEATSGNTGIALAMAAAIKGYRMVLVMPEDLSIERAQTMKAFGAELVLTPKSGGMEHARDLAEAMQKRGEGTVLDQFGNPDNPRIHYETTGPEIWEQTGGRITHFVSAMGTTGTITGVSRFLKEKNPAIRIIGAQPEEGSRIPGIRKWPQEYLPKIYDASTVDELVSVSQDNAEDMCRRLAREEGIFAGISAAGACWVAQQIAARDSNATIVFIVCDRGDRYLSTGVFPA
- a CDS encoding NUDIX domain-containing protein, with product MHYEVRFCPHCATELQPITLAEDGGDKERLRCPACGWTHWNNPTPVLAAIVEIDGKVLLARNAAWPGKMFALITGFMEAGESPQEGIAREVKEETNLDVQSTTLVGAYEFLRMNQIIIAYHVVATGQVQLSPELVDYRLYDLPDLKCWPAGTGYALADWLRTRGHEPVFFTAEENAERRRGLDEQAPAATPPKD
- a CDS encoding DUF6279 family lipoprotein, with the protein product MAVLSRLRTTLCIAALAVAGALLAGCSTVRLAYNQVPHLAYWQLNRYLDLSDAQTERVRGDLGELHRWHRDTMLPQHAELLQRVQQQLPATITPEQACRIYEEARAQLDKVLAQAEPKVVWLASQLTEAQIRNLERKQADSNADWKSEWLDPPPDKLRERRFKDLSSRLETFYGPLDEPQKAVLRAFVAQSAFDPQRTYAERVRRQKDLVQVLRSIQADRGNTAQARTLMLGFLDRVVTSPDGAYQRYAQALVTEGCEGFARLHNAMTPAHRLRAAQSLKGYEQDFLLLAAR
- the galU gene encoding UTP--glucose-1-phosphate uridylyltransferase GalU; the protein is MTVATTVRKAVFPVAGLGTRFLPATKASPKEMLPVVDKPLIQYAVEEAYAAGIRHMIFVTGRSKRAIEDHFDTAYELEAELEAAGKKELLELVRSIQPDDMDCAFVRQPRSLGLGHAVLCAEPLVGKEPFAVLLADDLMVGPQGGEPVLAQMASAFRQQGRSVIAVQEVPEDQVHRYGIVAGEPAGGPLIRIQRIVEKPKAADAPSRMGVAGRYILTPGVFDEIRNQPRGVGGEIQLTDGIARLMHSEAVYAFQYEGKRYDCGSKEGFLEATVELALQHPQVGAQFRDYLKGLAL